One stretch of Enterobacter sp. RHBSTW-00994 DNA includes these proteins:
- the fsa gene encoding fructose-6-phosphate aldolase produces the protein MELYLDTANVAEVERLARIFPIAGVTTNPSIVAASRESIWDVLPRLQKAIGPEGILFAQTMSRDAEGMVAEAKRLNNAVPDIVVKIPVTAQGLIAIKTLKKEGITTLGTAVYSAAQGLLAALAGAKYVAPYVNRVDAQGGDGIRMVQELQSLLELHAPESKVLAASFKTPRQALDCLLAGCEAITLPLDVAQQMLGTPAVESAIEKFEQDWKNAFGNLNL, from the coding sequence ATGGAATTGTATCTGGATACCGCCAACGTAGCAGAAGTCGAACGCCTGGCTCGCATTTTTCCGATTGCGGGTGTAACCACTAACCCAAGCATTGTGGCTGCCAGCCGAGAGTCCATCTGGGACGTATTACCACGCCTGCAAAAAGCCATTGGGCCTGAAGGCATTCTGTTTGCTCAAACCATGAGCCGCGACGCGGAAGGCATGGTGGCTGAAGCCAAACGCCTGAACAACGCCGTGCCGGATATTGTGGTTAAAATCCCGGTAACAGCTCAGGGGCTTATCGCGATTAAAACGCTGAAGAAAGAAGGTATTACCACACTGGGAACGGCTGTTTATAGCGCAGCACAAGGTTTGCTGGCTGCACTGGCAGGGGCAAAATATGTCGCGCCGTATGTTAATCGCGTCGATGCGCAAGGCGGTGACGGTATTCGTATGGTGCAAGAGCTGCAATCACTGCTGGAACTTCACGCGCCAGAAAGCAAGGTGTTGGCCGCCAGCTTCAAGACTCCCCGTCAGGCGCTTGACTGTCTGCTCGCTGGATGTGAGGCAATCACACTTCCTTTAGATGTAGCGCAACAAATGCTCGGGACTCCGGCGGTAGAGTCAGCAATAGAGAAGTTCGAGCAAGACTGGAAAAACGCGTTTGGTAACCTCAACCTCTAA
- a CDS encoding [formate-C-acetyltransferase]-activating enzyme — protein sequence MTLFAAPRISCEVIDTRADVARIFNIQRYSLNDGQGIRTVVFFKGCPHKCPWCANPESISPKIETVRRESKCLHCATCLRDADECPSGAFERIGRDITLDELEYEVMKDDVFFRSSGGGVTLSGGEVLMQAPFATRLLQRLRRYGLHTAIETAGDAPLSRLLPLARQCDEVLFDLKMMDPDQANSIIAMNLPRVLENMRQLVAEGVNVIPRVPLIPGYTLSEANMMQVLAFLIPTGIRQLHLLPFHQYGEPKYRLLGQQWTMQQVVPPTEDDVAAMRLMAERAGFSVTIGG from the coding sequence ATGACATTATTCGCCGCACCGCGCATCAGCTGTGAAGTGATTGATACACGCGCCGATGTGGCGCGTATTTTCAACATTCAGCGCTATTCCCTGAACGACGGACAGGGTATCCGTACGGTGGTTTTTTTTAAAGGCTGTCCACACAAATGCCCATGGTGTGCTAATCCCGAATCGATCTCCCCTAAGATTGAGACTGTTCGCAGGGAAAGCAAATGTCTGCATTGTGCAACATGCCTTCGCGATGCGGATGAGTGCCCGTCCGGTGCATTTGAGCGTATTGGGCGGGATATCACTCTGGATGAGCTTGAATATGAAGTGATGAAAGACGATGTTTTCTTCCGCTCATCGGGCGGTGGAGTGACATTGTCTGGGGGAGAAGTGCTGATGCAAGCCCCATTTGCGACGCGGTTGCTACAACGATTGCGCCGTTATGGTCTGCATACCGCGATAGAGACTGCAGGTGATGCGCCCTTGTCCCGCTTATTACCCTTGGCACGCCAGTGTGATGAAGTGCTTTTTGATCTTAAGATGATGGACCCAGATCAGGCGAATTCGATCATCGCGATGAATTTACCCAGAGTGCTGGAGAATATGCGGCAACTGGTGGCTGAAGGCGTGAACGTGATCCCGCGTGTGCCGCTGATACCAGGCTATACACTGAGTGAAGCAAATATGATGCAAGTTCTGGCGTTTCTGATACCAACCGGAATAAGGCAGTTGCATTTATTACCTTTTCATCAGTACGGTGAGCCGAAGTATCGCCTGCTGGGGCAGCAATGGACGATGCAACAGGTTGTTCCTCCAACAGAAGATGATGTTGCGGCGATGCGTCTTATGGCTGAACGTGCAGGATTCAGTGTCACCATAGGGGGGTGA
- a CDS encoding PTS fructose transporter subunit EIIC, whose protein sequence is MKELVHILKNTRQHLMTGVSHMIPFVVAGGILLAVSVMLYGKGAVPDAATDPNLKKLFDLGVAGLTLMVPFLAAYIGYSIAERAALAPCAIAAWVGNSFGAGFFGAIIAGILGGIVVYYLKKLPVPKVLRSVMPIFIIPIIGTFITAGIMMWGLGEPVGALTTGLTQWLQGMQQGSIVVLAVIMGLMLAFDMGGPINKVAYAFMLICVAQGVYTVVAIAAVGICVPPLGLGLATLINRKNFTGEEREAGKAALVMGCVGVTEGAIPFAAADPLRVIPSIMLGSACGAVTAAMLGAQCYAGWGGLIVLPVVEGKLGYLAAVAVGAVVTAISVNVLKSIARKNTKQVEEKEDDLDLDFEIN, encoded by the coding sequence ATGAAAGAGTTGGTGCATATTCTCAAGAACACGCGGCAGCATCTGATGACAGGGGTGTCGCACATGATCCCTTTCGTCGTTGCGGGTGGCATTTTGCTGGCGGTATCGGTCATGTTGTACGGCAAGGGTGCTGTACCGGATGCCGCAACGGATCCTAATCTGAAAAAACTCTTCGATCTCGGTGTCGCAGGGTTAACGCTGATGGTTCCTTTCCTTGCTGCTTATATCGGGTATTCGATTGCTGAACGTGCTGCGTTGGCCCCTTGTGCTATAGCCGCATGGGTCGGGAACAGCTTTGGCGCAGGTTTCTTTGGAGCGATTATCGCCGGAATTCTGGGGGGAATCGTTGTTTATTACCTGAAGAAATTGCCAGTGCCCAAAGTACTTCGCTCTGTCATGCCTATTTTCATCATTCCCATCATTGGGACCTTCATCACCGCCGGAATCATGATGTGGGGATTAGGCGAACCTGTTGGTGCGCTGACCACCGGGCTGACCCAATGGCTGCAAGGGATGCAGCAGGGAAGCATTGTGGTGCTGGCAGTCATTATGGGGCTCATGCTGGCCTTCGATATGGGGGGGCCAATTAACAAAGTTGCCTATGCCTTCATGCTGATCTGCGTGGCTCAGGGCGTCTACACCGTTGTGGCCATTGCCGCAGTGGGTATCTGTGTTCCGCCGCTGGGGTTAGGCCTGGCCACACTGATTAACCGTAAGAATTTTACTGGCGAAGAACGTGAAGCGGGTAAAGCCGCGCTGGTGATGGGGTGTGTGGGTGTCACTGAAGGGGCGATTCCGTTTGCCGCTGCTGATCCTCTGCGCGTCATTCCTTCCATCATGCTGGGATCGGCTTGTGGTGCGGTAACGGCGGCAATGCTGGGTGCACAGTGTTATGCCGGATGGGGAGGACTGATTGTTCTGCCTGTTGTAGAAGGTAAGTTGGGTTATCTCGCCGCGGTTGCCGTGGGGGCGGTGGTGACGGCGATTAGCGTCAATGTGCTGAAAAGTATTGCTCGCAAGAATACGAAACAGGTCGAGGAAAAAGAGGATGACCTGGATCTGGATTTCGAAATTAACTGA
- the ptsP gene encoding phosphoenolpyruvate--protein phosphotransferase — translation MPLVVEFICELPNGVHARPASYVETLCNTFVSHIEWHNLRTDRKGNAKSALALIGTDTLAGDTCRLLIHGEDEQSAHAQLEQWLKEEFPHCDTPLTEVINSELDPLPESLTRLNPTLFRALPVCSGSAQGILTLLTSLDLNALPNLPEAGSAEEEQSALDKGLILLVKNIELRALDSDSTASAILDAHRSLATDTSLRQHLLSGVNQGLSCAQATIATANHFCDEFSRSSSSYLQERVLDVRDVCYQLLQQIYGEERFPAPGQLTQPTVCLADDLTPGQFLELDKTLLKGLLLKSGGTTSHTVILARSFNIPTLVGVDSESLLQWRNQPVFVDGNAGAVVVNASEAVGRYYQQEAWVQEAIRQQQSIWLDREARTSDGLRIEIAANIAHAVEAQTAFGNGAEGVGLFRTEMLYMDRASAPCENELYNIFCQALDCANGHSIIVRTMDIGGDKPVDYLNIPAENNPFLGYRAVRIYEEYSALFTTQLRAILRASAHGSLKIMIPMISSMEEILWVKEKLAEAKQQLRAEHIPFEETIPLGIMLEVPSVMFIIDQCCEEIDFFSIGSNDLTQYLLAVDRDNAKVTRHYNSLNPAFLRALDYAVQAVHRQGKWIGLCGELGAKGSVLPLLVGLGLDELSMGSPSIPATKARLAQLDSRACRQLLNQAMACRTSLEVEHLLAQFRMNQQDTPLVTPKCISLDNDWNSKEEVMKGMTDNLLLAGRCRYPRKLEADLWAREAVFSTGLGFSFAIPHSKSEHIEQSTISVARLKAPVQWGDEEAQFIIMLTLNKHAAGDQHMRIFSRLARRIMHEDFRSTLVNASSAEAIATLLQRELEL, via the coding sequence ATGCCTCTGGTAGTGGAATTTATCTGTGAATTACCCAACGGTGTTCACGCTCGTCCGGCAAGTTACGTGGAAACGTTGTGCAATACGTTTGTCTCTCACATTGAGTGGCACAACCTGCGTACTGATCGCAAAGGCAACGCCAAGAGTGCACTTGCACTCATTGGTACAGATACGTTGGCCGGCGATACCTGCCGTCTTTTGATTCACGGTGAAGATGAACAGAGCGCACATGCGCAACTGGAACAGTGGCTTAAAGAAGAATTTCCACACTGTGATACACCGCTTACTGAGGTGATCAACAGCGAGCTTGACCCCCTTCCTGAATCCCTCACACGCCTCAACCCCACTCTGTTCCGCGCCCTACCCGTTTGCAGCGGAAGTGCTCAAGGCATACTGACGTTACTGACCTCACTGGATCTGAACGCACTGCCCAACTTACCTGAGGCGGGAAGTGCAGAAGAAGAGCAGTCGGCACTCGACAAGGGCTTAATCCTGCTGGTGAAAAACATTGAGTTACGCGCACTGGATAGCGACAGCACCGCCAGTGCCATCCTTGACGCGCACCGTTCACTGGCGACAGATACCTCTCTTCGCCAGCACCTTCTTTCCGGGGTAAACCAGGGGCTCAGTTGCGCGCAGGCCACTATTGCAACGGCCAACCATTTTTGCGACGAATTCTCCCGCTCAAGCAGCAGCTACTTACAGGAGCGCGTGTTAGATGTCCGCGATGTTTGCTATCAGCTTCTCCAGCAAATCTATGGCGAAGAGCGTTTCCCTGCTCCGGGCCAACTGACACAGCCAACCGTATGTCTGGCCGATGACCTTACGCCAGGCCAGTTCCTCGAGCTCGATAAAACCCTACTCAAAGGGTTGTTGTTAAAAAGCGGCGGCACAACTTCCCACACCGTTATTCTTGCTCGCTCTTTTAACATCCCAACGCTGGTCGGTGTTGACAGTGAAAGCCTGCTCCAGTGGCGCAATCAGCCCGTATTTGTCGATGGTAATGCCGGCGCAGTGGTGGTTAACGCCAGCGAAGCCGTAGGGCGTTACTACCAACAAGAAGCATGGGTTCAGGAAGCGATACGCCAGCAGCAAAGTATCTGGCTGGATCGCGAGGCTCGCACATCTGACGGGTTACGCATTGAGATTGCCGCAAACATTGCACATGCGGTAGAAGCACAAACAGCTTTCGGTAATGGCGCTGAAGGCGTTGGCCTGTTCCGTACCGAAATGCTCTATATGGACCGCGCCAGCGCACCTTGTGAAAATGAACTGTACAACATTTTCTGCCAGGCACTCGACTGCGCAAACGGGCACAGCATTATTGTTCGTACGATGGATATCGGCGGCGATAAACCTGTGGATTATCTGAATATCCCGGCAGAGAACAACCCATTTTTGGGCTACCGCGCGGTACGTATTTATGAAGAGTATTCTGCACTTTTCACCACTCAACTCAGAGCGATCCTTCGCGCATCAGCGCATGGTAGCCTGAAGATCATGATCCCAATGATCTCCTCAATGGAGGAGATTCTGTGGGTTAAAGAAAAACTCGCCGAGGCGAAGCAACAGCTGCGTGCCGAACATATTCCCTTCGAAGAGACCATCCCGCTCGGCATTATGCTGGAAGTACCTTCGGTGATGTTCATCATCGATCAGTGCTGCGAAGAGATTGATTTCTTTAGCATCGGCAGTAACGACCTGACGCAGTACCTGCTGGCAGTTGACCGTGATAACGCCAAGGTTACGCGCCACTACAACAGCCTGAACCCGGCATTTTTACGCGCACTGGACTATGCCGTACAAGCCGTACATCGCCAGGGAAAATGGATTGGTCTTTGTGGTGAACTGGGTGCGAAAGGTTCAGTACTGCCACTGCTGGTTGGTCTGGGGTTGGACGAACTGAGCATGGGGTCGCCTTCCATCCCGGCGACAAAAGCGCGCCTGGCACAGCTTGATAGCCGCGCCTGCCGCCAGTTGTTGAACCAGGCGATGGCGTGTCGCACTTCGCTTGAAGTGGAGCATCTGCTTGCACAATTCCGCATGAATCAGCAGGACACACCGCTGGTAACACCGAAGTGCATTTCGCTGGATAATGACTGGAACAGTAAAGAAGAGGTCATGAAAGGCATGACCGACAACCTGCTGCTGGCAGGTCGATGCCGTTATCCCCGCAAACTCGAAGCTGACCTCTGGGCACGCGAGGCCGTTTTCTCAACCGGCCTCGGCTTCAGTTTTGCCATCCCGCACAGCAAATCTGAACATATTGAACAGTCCACTATCAGCGTTGCGCGCCTGAAAGCCCCCGTCCAGTGGGGTGATGAAGAAGCGCAATTCATCATCATGCTCACGCTGAACAAGCATGCCGCAGGCGATCAACATATGCGTATTTTCTCTCGCCTGGCTCGCCGCATCATGCATGAAGATTTTCGCAGCACGCTGGTCAACGCTAGCTCTGCTGAGGCAATCGCCACCCTGCTGCAACGTGAATTAGAACTGTAA
- a CDS encoding PTS fructose-like transporter subunit IIB: MTVITGRHLVAVTACVSGVAHTYMAAERLEKLCQQEKWSVHIETQGALGIENELTDGDIRRADVVLLITDIELAGSERFEHSRSVKCGINAFLRDPQKVMSAVRKVLTAPQHTHVIVE, encoded by the coding sequence ATGACAGTGATAACAGGGCGTCATCTGGTGGCTGTTACCGCATGTGTAAGCGGTGTTGCGCATACTTATATGGCCGCTGAAAGGCTTGAAAAGCTCTGTCAGCAAGAGAAATGGAGCGTTCACATTGAAACGCAGGGCGCGTTAGGTATCGAAAATGAGCTGACTGATGGCGACATTCGACGCGCCGATGTCGTGTTACTTATCACTGACATTGAACTGGCAGGAAGTGAACGCTTTGAACATTCTCGCTCTGTGAAGTGTGGTATCAACGCCTTTTTACGCGACCCGCAAAAGGTGATGAGTGCGGTGCGCAAAGTATTAACCGCGCCGCAGCACACTCACGTCATTGTGGAGTAG
- a CDS encoding formate C-acetyltransferase, giving the protein MTNRTQRLKDALFANPRDISLERALLYTASHQQTEGEPVILRRAKATAYILDHVNIAIRDEELIAGNRTVKPRAGIMSPEMDPYWLLKELDQFSTRPQDRFEISEEDKRTYREVLYPYWEKRSMKDFINSQMTDDVKAAVGTQIFSVNQTDKGQGHIIIDYPRLLNNGLGGLVAEMREHCERDPHNMFYAAALLLLEASQRHILRYAVLAEEMAVLSNSSRREELLQIAENSRHNAQYKPQTFWQACQLFWYMNVILQYESNASSLSIGRFDQYMLPFYQASLTQGEDAGFLKELLESLWVKCNDVVLLRSTSSARYFAGFPTGYTALLGGLTESGRSAVNVLSFLCLDAYQNVQLPQPNLGVRINELIDRPFLLKTAETIRLGTGIPQIFNDEVVVPAFLNRGVSLEDARDYAVVGCVELSIPGKTYGLHDIAMFNLLKVMEIAMQENEGNSELNYEGLLEHIRNKINYYIALMVEGSNICDIGHRDWAPVPLLSSFISDCLEEGKDITEGGARYNFSGVQGIGIANLSDSLHALKGLVFEQQRLSFDELLAVLKANFATPEGEKVRARLINRFEKYGNDIDDVDNISAELLRHYCKEVEKYRNPRGGQFTPGSYTVSAHVPLGAVVGATPDGRFAGEQLADGGLSPMLGQDMQGPTAVLKSVSKLDNYLLSNGTLLNVKFTPATLEGDAGLQKLADFLRAFTQLKLQHVQFNVVNADTLREAQQRPQDFAGLVVRVAGYSAFFVELSKEIQDDIIRRTAHQL; this is encoded by the coding sequence ATGACGAATCGTACCCAGCGTTTAAAAGACGCACTGTTTGCAAACCCGCGCGACATCTCGCTTGAACGTGCACTGCTTTACACGGCAAGCCATCAACAGACGGAAGGTGAGCCTGTTATTCTTCGCCGCGCAAAAGCCACAGCGTACATTCTTGACCATGTCAATATTGCGATTCGTGATGAGGAACTGATTGCCGGAAACCGTACCGTTAAGCCACGTGCGGGAATCATGTCCCCAGAAATGGATCCGTACTGGTTGCTTAAAGAGCTGGATCAATTCTCCACGCGTCCACAGGACCGTTTTGAGATCAGCGAAGAAGATAAGCGGACGTATCGCGAGGTGCTTTATCCCTATTGGGAAAAGCGGTCCATGAAGGATTTCATCAATAGTCAGATGACGGACGATGTGAAGGCCGCCGTAGGGACACAAATTTTTAGTGTCAACCAGACGGATAAAGGGCAGGGGCATATCATCATCGATTACCCGCGACTCCTGAACAACGGTTTGGGTGGGCTGGTGGCGGAAATGCGTGAGCACTGCGAACGCGATCCACACAATATGTTTTACGCGGCAGCACTGCTTCTGCTTGAGGCATCTCAGCGCCACATTCTGCGTTATGCGGTGCTGGCGGAAGAGATGGCTGTGCTGAGCAATTCATCCCGACGCGAAGAACTGCTCCAGATTGCAGAAAACTCACGCCATAACGCGCAATATAAGCCACAAACGTTCTGGCAGGCATGCCAGCTTTTCTGGTACATGAATGTCATTTTGCAGTACGAATCCAATGCCAGTTCGCTCTCTATTGGGCGGTTTGATCAGTATATGCTGCCGTTTTATCAGGCGTCTCTGACTCAGGGAGAAGATGCCGGGTTCCTGAAAGAGTTACTGGAGTCGTTATGGGTGAAATGCAACGACGTGGTCCTGTTGCGCTCTACCAGTAGCGCACGTTATTTTGCCGGTTTCCCGACCGGTTACACGGCTTTGTTGGGCGGGCTTACAGAGAGTGGGCGTAGTGCGGTAAACGTGCTTTCATTCTTGTGTCTGGACGCTTATCAAAACGTGCAACTTCCGCAGCCCAACCTTGGCGTTCGGATAAATGAGCTTATTGATAGACCTTTCCTGCTTAAGACCGCAGAGACCATTCGTCTGGGAACGGGCATTCCGCAGATTTTCAACGACGAGGTGGTTGTTCCGGCGTTTCTGAACCGTGGGGTGTCACTGGAAGACGCACGCGACTACGCGGTTGTCGGTTGCGTTGAACTCTCCATTCCAGGCAAAACCTATGGTCTTCACGATATCGCCATGTTCAACCTGCTGAAAGTGATGGAAATTGCCATGCAGGAGAACGAAGGCAATTCTGAACTTAATTATGAAGGACTGCTTGAGCATATTCGCAACAAAATTAATTATTACATCGCGTTGATGGTTGAAGGCAGCAATATCTGTGATATCGGCCACCGTGACTGGGCTCCAGTTCCACTGCTCTCTTCCTTCATCAGCGATTGTCTGGAAGAAGGGAAAGACATCACGGAAGGTGGGGCGCGCTACAACTTCTCTGGTGTCCAGGGCATTGGGATTGCGAACCTGAGTGACTCGTTACACGCTTTAAAAGGGCTGGTGTTTGAGCAGCAGCGCTTAAGTTTCGATGAGTTACTGGCAGTGTTAAAAGCAAACTTTGCCACTCCTGAAGGTGAAAAAGTGCGTGCACGATTGATCAACCGCTTCGAAAAATACGGTAATGATATCGACGATGTTGACAATATCAGTGCTGAATTGCTGAGACATTACTGCAAAGAGGTCGAGAAATATCGTAACCCGCGCGGTGGACAGTTTACGCCGGGATCTTACACCGTGTCGGCCCATGTTCCGCTCGGTGCGGTTGTCGGTGCGACACCGGATGGTCGGTTTGCTGGCGAACAGCTAGCTGATGGTGGGCTTTCGCCGATGCTTGGACAGGACATGCAAGGGCCAACGGCGGTGCTGAAATCGGTCAGTAAACTGGATAACTATCTTTTGTCCAATGGCACATTATTGAACGTGAAATTCACGCCTGCGACGCTGGAAGGTGATGCAGGGCTACAGAAATTGGCCGATTTTCTGCGTGCATTTACTCAGCTCAAATTACAGCATGTCCAGTTCAACGTAGTGAATGCCGATACGCTGCGAGAAGCACAGCAGCGTCCGCAGGATTTCGCCGGGCTGGTGGTCCGTGTTGCCGGGTACAGCGCCTTCTTTGTTGAGCTGTCAAAGGAGATCCAGGATGACATTATTCGCCGCACCGCGCATCAGCTGTGA
- a CDS encoding glycerol dehydrogenase, producing the protein MDRIIQSPGKYIQGADALTRLGDYLKPLAKRWLVVGDKFVLGFAEETLRKSFKEADLHVEIAPFGGECSQNEIDRLRKLADSADCMAVLGIGGGKTLDTAKALAHFMDVPVAIAPTIASTDAPCSALSVIYTDNGEFDRYLMLPHNPNMVIVDTKVVAGAPARLLAAGIGDALATWFEARACSRSGATTMAGGKCTQAALALAELCYNTLVEEGEKAMLAAEQHVVTPALERIIEANTYLSGVGFESGGLAAAHAIHNGMTAIPDAHHFYHGEKVAFGTLTQLVLENAPVEEIETVAALCHSVGLPITLAQLNIKEDIPAKMRLVAEASCAEGETIHNMPGGASADQVYAALLVADQYGQRFLHEWE; encoded by the coding sequence ATGGACCGTATCATTCAATCGCCAGGAAAATATATCCAGGGTGCTGATGCTCTCACTCGCCTCGGCGACTATCTGAAACCACTGGCAAAACGCTGGCTGGTTGTGGGCGATAAATTTGTTCTGGGCTTTGCAGAAGAGACATTACGGAAAAGTTTCAAGGAAGCAGATCTTCACGTTGAAATTGCACCCTTTGGGGGCGAATGTTCACAAAATGAAATCGATCGTCTGAGAAAACTGGCAGACAGTGCAGACTGCATGGCCGTGCTGGGAATTGGCGGCGGCAAAACGCTTGATACCGCAAAAGCACTGGCGCACTTTATGGACGTTCCCGTTGCCATTGCGCCGACGATTGCCTCAACCGACGCGCCATGCAGCGCCCTTTCCGTTATTTACACCGACAATGGCGAGTTTGATCGCTACCTGATGCTGCCGCATAACCCAAACATGGTGATTGTCGATACCAAAGTGGTTGCGGGTGCGCCAGCACGTCTGTTGGCTGCCGGGATTGGTGATGCACTGGCGACATGGTTCGAAGCCCGAGCCTGCTCGCGTAGCGGAGCGACCACGATGGCGGGTGGTAAATGCACCCAGGCTGCATTAGCCCTTGCTGAGCTGTGTTACAACACCCTGGTTGAAGAGGGTGAAAAAGCAATGCTGGCAGCGGAGCAGCACGTAGTCACTCCTGCGCTTGAACGCATAATCGAAGCCAATACGTATCTGAGCGGTGTAGGCTTTGAAAGTGGTGGCCTGGCTGCCGCACACGCTATTCATAACGGTATGACCGCCATCCCGGATGCACACCATTTCTATCATGGTGAGAAAGTCGCATTTGGCACGCTCACTCAGTTGGTTCTGGAAAATGCACCTGTTGAAGAGATAGAGACGGTTGCTGCACTTTGCCACAGCGTGGGCCTGCCTATTACTCTGGCACAGCTAAATATCAAAGAGGATATCCCGGCGAAAATGCGCCTGGTTGCAGAGGCTTCCTGCGCTGAAGGTGAAACCATTCACAATATGCCAGGTGGAGCATCAGCGGATCAGGTTTATGCCGCGTTACTGGTCGCTGATCAGTACGGCCAGCGTTTTTTGCATGAGTGGGAATAA
- a CDS encoding AraC family transcriptional regulator: MQQDISQILTDLINGALPLHQVYFANAATPAPELALQVDFPRLEIVLEGVVEDSASSALQKNDVLYVPAGGWNHPQWKNPATTLSILFGKQQLGFSLLHWDGVAFRNLAKQHVARRGPRIGSFLLQTLHEMQMQPHEQQTARLIVASLISHCIDLLGSQIQTASRSQALFEAIRVYIDEHYAAPLTRESVAQAFYISPNYLSHLFQKTGAVGFNEYLTHTRLEHARQLLKGYDLKVKEVAHACGFVDSNYFCRLFRKNTERSPSEYRRQYHSQLTGKPATPQ, encoded by the coding sequence ATGCAGCAAGATATCAGCCAGATCCTGACAGACCTCATCAATGGGGCATTGCCCCTGCATCAGGTCTATTTTGCAAATGCCGCCACTCCTGCACCAGAGCTCGCGCTACAGGTCGATTTTCCCCGGCTGGAAATTGTGCTGGAAGGTGTTGTCGAAGACAGTGCCTCGTCGGCCTTACAAAAAAATGATGTTCTGTATGTTCCCGCCGGAGGCTGGAATCACCCTCAATGGAAAAACCCTGCAACGACGCTGAGTATTCTTTTTGGTAAACAACAGCTGGGCTTTAGCCTTCTGCACTGGGATGGCGTCGCTTTCCGCAATCTGGCGAAACAACACGTTGCACGACGTGGCCCCCGCATTGGCTCATTCCTGCTGCAAACTCTTCATGAAATGCAAATGCAGCCTCATGAACAGCAAACGGCGCGTCTTATCGTCGCCAGTTTAATCAGCCACTGCATCGATCTCCTTGGCAGCCAGATTCAGACCGCATCGCGCAGTCAGGCACTGTTTGAGGCTATTCGTGTCTATATTGATGAACATTATGCCGCCCCTCTCACCAGGGAATCTGTCGCCCAGGCGTTTTACATCTCACCGAATTATCTTTCGCACCTTTTCCAGAAAACTGGCGCTGTAGGTTTTAATGAATATCTGACCCACACCCGGCTGGAGCACGCGCGTCAGTTATTGAAAGGATATGATTTAAAAGTGAAAGAAGTGGCGCACGCCTGCGGATTTGTCGACAGTAACTATTTCTGCCGATTATTTCGTAAGAATACGGAGCGTTCACCGTCGGAATATCGCCGGCAGTATCACAGCCAGCTCACCGGAAAACCTGCTACTCCACAATGA
- a CDS encoding PTS fructose-like transporter subunit IIB: MARIIAVTACPSGVAHTYMAAEALESAAKAKGWEVKVETQGSIGLENELTAEDIAAADMVILTKDIGIKFEERFTGKTIVRVNISDAVKRADAIMNKIDAHLAQTA, from the coding sequence ATGGCCCGAATTATCGCTGTAACAGCATGTCCGTCAGGTGTTGCGCATACCTATATGGCAGCCGAAGCGCTTGAAAGCGCCGCAAAAGCGAAAGGCTGGGAGGTAAAAGTGGAGACGCAAGGGTCGATTGGCCTTGAAAACGAACTGACCGCTGAAGATATCGCCGCTGCGGATATGGTTATTCTGACCAAAGATATCGGCATTAAATTCGAAGAGCGCTTTACCGGAAAAACCATCGTACGCGTCAACATCAGCGATGCGGTAAAACGTGCCGACGCCATCATGAACAAAATTGATGCCCACCTGGCGCAAACCGCCTGA